A stretch of Streptococcus sp. oral taxon 061 DNA encodes these proteins:
- the oppC gene encoding oligopeptide ABC transporter permease OppC → MSTISNDKFQFVKRDDFASEAIDAPAYSYWGSVFRQFLKKKSTIIMLGILISIVLMSFIYPMFSDFDFNDVSKVNDFSARYIKPNAEHWFGTDSNGKSLFDGVWFGARNSILISVIATFINIVIGVIVGGIWGISKSVDRVMMEVYNVISNIPHLLIVIVLTYSIGAGFWNLIFAMSVTTWIGIAYSIRIQIMRYRDLEYNLASRTLGTPTYKIVIKNIMPQLVSVIVTTTSQMLPAFISYEAFLSFFGLGLPITVPSLGRLISDYSQNVTTNAYLFWIPLTTLVLVSLSLFVVGQNLADASDPRTHR, encoded by the coding sequence ATGTCTACAATTAGTAATGATAAATTTCAGTTTGTAAAACGCGATGACTTTGCCTCTGAAGCAATTGATGCTCCTGCCTACTCATATTGGGGTTCTGTTTTTAGACAATTTTTGAAAAAGAAATCAACCATCATCATGCTTGGTATTTTGATTTCAATCGTTTTGATGAGTTTCATCTACCCAATGTTTTCTGATTTCGACTTCAATGATGTAAGTAAGGTAAATGATTTTAGCGCTCGCTACATTAAACCAAATGCGGAACATTGGTTCGGTACAGATAGTAATGGTAAGTCTCTTTTTGATGGTGTCTGGTTTGGAGCCCGTAACTCTATCTTGATTTCCGTTATTGCGACCTTTATCAATATTGTAATTGGTGTTATTGTCGGCGGTATCTGGGGTATTTCAAAATCAGTTGACCGCGTCATGATGGAAGTTTATAACGTTATTTCCAACATCCCACACTTATTGATTGTTATCGTCCTAACATACTCAATCGGAGCAGGTTTCTGGAATTTGATTTTTGCCATGAGTGTAACGACTTGGATTGGGATTGCCTACTCAATTCGTATCCAAATCATGCGTTACCGTGACTTAGAGTACAACCTTGCTTCACGCACACTCGGAACTCCAACATACAAAATTGTCATTAAAAATATCATGCCACAATTGGTATCTGTTATTGTTACGACTACATCACAAATGCTTCCAGCATTTATCTCATATGAAGCCTTTCTATCATTCTTTGGACTTGGATTGCCTATTACAGTACCAAGTTTAGGTCGATTGATTTCAGATTACTCACAGAACGTAACAACAAATGCATACCTCTTCTGGATTCCATTGACAACTTTGGTCTTGGTATCCTTGTCACTTTTCGTAGTTGGTCAAAACCTAGCGGATGCTAGTGATCCACGTACACATAGATAG
- a CDS encoding ABC transporter permease, translating into MKKYVFMRILRSLVSIFLVTTLIYTIIYTMVPRKLIFKQDTNYNKIATTADKRDNYENTVYERMGYIEYYDTKELQEKASSIDPSVTVDANDTNKAIYEKYIQQLGNGWTLGEFTESGQFYATREIPIFERVFKFYANLLDIDHTNKIQDPENPNLERYLRFENDPAIGWSLVGSGTKHKYLLYFNSQFPFVHQNFVNLNLGDSYPTYANTPVLQVITQGQGQTKTSEVQFPTGKKTSSVNIYTRTYKSPSQADAREVANYGKGDPYTATESNYQYPSMITSSAIAGLIGLAISYAIAVPLGSAMARYKNTWIDSFSTGALTFLLALPTIALVYIIRLIGSSIGLPDSFPILGAGDWRSYVLPAVILGLLGAPGLAIWIRRYMIDLQSQDFVRFARAKGLSEKEISNKHIFKNAMVPLVSGIPGSIIGVIGGATLTETVFAFPGMGKMLIDSVKASNNNMVVGLVFIFTCVSIFSYLIGDIWMTIIDPRIKLTEKGGK; encoded by the coding sequence ATGAAAAAATATGTTTTTATGCGTATCTTGCGGTCGTTAGTTTCTATCTTTTTAGTAACGACCTTGATTTACACAATCATCTATACGATGGTTCCACGGAAGTTGATCTTCAAACAAGATACTAACTACAATAAAATTGCAACTACAGCTGATAAACGCGATAACTATGAAAATACCGTTTATGAGCGTATGGGTTATATCGAATATTACGATACAAAAGAGTTGCAGGAAAAAGCTAGTAGCATTGACCCTTCTGTTACAGTAGATGCAAATGATACAAATAAAGCTATCTATGAAAAATACATCCAACAACTTGGGAACGGTTGGACTTTAGGTGAGTTTACAGAGAGCGGTCAATTCTATGCTACTCGTGAAATCCCTATTTTCGAGCGTGTGTTCAAATTCTATGCAAACTTGCTTGATATTGACCATACAAACAAGATTCAAGACCCAGAAAATCCTAACTTAGAGCGTTATTTGCGTTTTGAAAACGATCCAGCTATTGGATGGTCTTTAGTAGGTTCAGGGACTAAACATAAATACCTCTTGTACTTCAACAGTCAGTTCCCATTTGTTCATCAGAACTTTGTGAACTTGAACCTAGGAGATTCTTACCCAACTTATGCCAATACTCCTGTACTTCAAGTTATCACACAAGGTCAAGGACAAACGAAGACTTCTGAAGTTCAATTCCCAACTGGGAAGAAAACTTCATCAGTCAATATCTACACAAGAACTTATAAATCACCAAGTCAGGCGGATGCACGTGAAGTAGCGAACTACGGTAAAGGTGATCCATATACAGCTACTGAAAGCAACTATCAGTATCCATCTATGATTACCAGTTCTGCTATTGCTGGTTTGATTGGCCTTGCAATTTCGTATGCGATTGCGGTTCCACTTGGTTCTGCAATGGCTCGTTACAAGAATACTTGGATTGATAGTTTCTCTACAGGAGCTTTAACATTCTTACTTGCTCTTCCAACTATCGCTCTTGTCTATATCATTCGTTTGATTGGTTCTTCAATTGGACTCCCTGATTCATTCCCTATCTTGGGTGCTGGAGACTGGCGTTCATATGTACTACCTGCAGTTATTCTTGGTTTACTTGGTGCTCCTGGTTTGGCTATCTGGATTCGTCGTTACATGATTGACTTACAATCACAAGACTTTGTTCGTTTTGCACGTGCAAAAGGTCTTTCTGAGAAAGAAATTTCAAACAAACACATCTTTAAAAATGCCATGGTACCACTTGTTTCAGGTATTCCTGGTTCTATTATCGGTGTTATTGGTGGAGCTACTCTTACTGAAACAGTCTTCGCCTTCCCAGGTATGGGTAAAATGTTGATTGACTCTGTAAAAGCGTCAAATAATAACATGGTTGTTGGTCTAGTTTTCATCTTTACTTGCGTCTCAATCTTCTCTTACTTAATTGGGGATATTTGGATGACAATTATTGACCCACGTATTAAGTTGACAGAGAAAGGAGGCAAATAA